In Corallococcus silvisoli, the DNA window GGGCGCTGGCCTTCGGGCTGTTGGACAAGCTCACCTGGGGCCGGTGGTTCCACTCCGCCATCGTCTACCTGGACTTCAACGTGGTGCAGGGCAAGGCCGCGCAGTGGGGCACGGAGCCCTTCGGCTACTACCCGCGCATCCTGCGCACGGCGATGCCGGTGCTGTCCGTCGTCACGGGGGCGCTGGCCCTGCTGGCGCTGCCCCGGGCGTGGGGGCTGTCCGCCCTGACGGCGGCCTTCTTCCTCCTGCACGCGCTCCAGCCGCACAAGGAGCTGCGCTTCCTGGTGCCGGTGCTGCCCCTGTTCGCGGCGCTGGCGGGCGTGGGGCTGGACTCCGTGCTGCGAGCGCTGCGCGGCGGGCCCGCACGGGCCACGGCCACGGTGGCCGTGGTGGCGGGGGCGCTCCTGTCCGGCGCGGGCGCCGGGGCCCTCACCTTCGGAGAGGTGGGCCAGTACGAGCACGTGCGCCCCAAGGACAGCGCCTGGGATGACCAGGGCGCGGTGAACCGGCTGCTGGAGGCGGCGGGCAGGCGCGACGACGTGTGCGGCCTGAAGGTGGAGGCGGTGCATCTGGCGTGGACGGGGGGCTACAGCTACTTCCACCGGAAGGTGCCGCTGTATCCCCACACGGGCCCGTCCCGGGGCACCGGCCAGTTCAGCCACGTCATCACCCGGACGGGCAACGAGGGCGCGGGCACGACGGTGGCGCAGGACGGCCCGCTGTCGCTGGTGAAGCTGCCGGTGGCGGGCTGCGTGCTGGACCCCGGCTATTCGTGGCGACTGCCGTGAGGTGAGCGTCCGGGGGTGGAAGGCCCTTTGCCACCCCACGGCGGGTTGGTAAGCCACGGCCATGCCCGAATCCGACTGCCTCTTCTGCAAGATTCGCGATGGCCTCATCCCGGCGAAGGTCGTCTACCGGGACGACCACTGCCTCGCCTTCGAGGACATCAACCCCCAGGCCCCCACCCACGTCCTGTTCATCCCGAAGAAGCACATCGCCACCATGAACGACCTGACCCCGGAGGACCGGGAGCTGGTGGGCAACCTGTACATGGGCGCGGCGAAGGTGGCGCGTGAGCGGGGCCACGCGGACGCGGGCTACCGCGTGGTGATGAACACCCAGCGCGACGCCGGCCAGACGGTGTTCCACATCCACCTTCACCTGCTCGCGGGCCGCGTCCTCCACTGGCCGCCGGGCTAGCGGTCGGGTGAAGACACGCCCCGCACCGTTTGACGCGGCGCGGGGCGGCGGGTGCTAGCGTTCCCGGGCACGGGGCCGTCCCTCCTCCCGGACGGGCCCGCCCGTCATGTTCAGTGCCCAGTCGTCGCCCCAGTCCCGTCGCGCCTACTCCCGCCTCGCCGTGCTGCTGGCCTCCGTGGCCGGAGCGGTCAACGCCATGGGGTTCGTGGCCCTGGGCGCGCACGCGTCGCACATGTCCGGGAACATGGCGACGCTGGGCGAGTCCCTGGCCCAGGGCCACTGGGGCGCGGCGAGGCTCCCCGCGCAGCTGATGGGCCTGTTCGTCGCCGGCGCCTTCTGCGCGACGGGGCTGCTGGATGCCTCGCGGCACCGCACGCGGGGCCGGCACGTGGCCGCGCTGCTGGTGGAGGCCATCGTGCTGGGCGGTGTGGGCGTGGGCATGGCGTCCGTGCCTGGCGCGAGGGCGCCGGGGCTCTTGTGGGGGCTGGCCTTCGCCATGGGGTTGCAGAACG includes these proteins:
- a CDS encoding YoaK family protein: MFSAQSSPQSRRAYSRLAVLLASVAGAVNAMGFVALGAHASHMSGNMATLGESLAQGHWGAARLPAQLMGLFVAGAFCATGLLDASRHRTRGRHVAALLVEAIVLGGVGVGMASVPGARAPGLLWGLAFAMGLQNALVTRLSGAVVRTTHVTGLLTDIGIQLVQMLAWVRDGIRGEGAPGLWHRLRDLPSAVQFERTRLHLGLALAFLGGSTLGPYLFLRHGAVTLVLPCAVLGVLAALDVRLAARPTPSSSTAPGR
- a CDS encoding histidine triad nucleotide-binding protein — encoded protein: MPESDCLFCKIRDGLIPAKVVYRDDHCLAFEDINPQAPTHVLFIPKKHIATMNDLTPEDRELVGNLYMGAAKVARERGHADAGYRVVMNTQRDAGQTVFHIHLHLLAGRVLHWPPG
- a CDS encoding glycosyltransferase family protein — protein: MDITHRPPEVNPAVSTAPATSPSSPPGAPTAAPTEAPFERRLGQVLLGVVLLLGAAFRLHWALHDDGIYWPDEVYQSLEPAHRLVYGYGLVAWEFVQGARNWALPALVAGVLGLGRLLGLTDPAGYLGLVKGFFALVGTATAWATWRLSRAAGASTLAASGGAALFALASVPLYFAPRAMSENASVLPVVLGLALALPKDASRRALVAGASLLGLAVLLRLQNGVFCAGLLGVLLARRRWREAAVALGVLSGWALAFGLLDKLTWGRWFHSAIVYLDFNVVQGKAAQWGTEPFGYYPRILRTAMPVLSVVTGALALLALPRAWGLSALTAAFFLLHALQPHKELRFLVPVLPLFAALAGVGLDSVLRALRGGPARATATVAVVAGALLSGAGAGALTFGEVGQYEHVRPKDSAWDDQGAVNRLLEAAGRRDDVCGLKVEAVHLAWTGGYSYFHRKVPLYPHTGPSRGTGQFSHVITRTGNEGAGTTVAQDGPLSLVKLPVAGCVLDPGYSWRLP